In the genome of Raphanus sativus cultivar WK10039 chromosome 4, ASM80110v3, whole genome shotgun sequence, one region contains:
- the LOC108830310 gene encoding pathogenesis-related protein 1 translates to MKISSQTLVFVTIALVLAFAVPLKAQDRQQDYLDVHNRARAAVGVAPIRWHADVAEYARRYALQRRGDCRLTHSGGRYGENLAGSSRDLSGADAVRLWVNEKNDYFYNSNTCRSGKACGHYTQVVWRSSVWVGCAKVRCNSGGTFIVCSYDPPGNIRGRRPY, encoded by the coding sequence ATGAAGATCTCTTCTCAAACTCTAGTTTTCGTGACTATAGCACTTGTCCTAGCTTTTGCAGTTCCTCTGAAAGCCCAAGACAGGCAACAAGATTACCTCGATGTGCACAACCGTGCTCGTGCCGCTGTTGGTGTGGCTCCGATAAGATGGCATGCGGATGTGGCGGAATACGCCCGACGATATGCTCTGCAAAGGCGAGGGGACTGTCGTCTAACTCACTCAGGCGGGCGTTACGGCGAAAACTTGGCAGGAAGCAGTCGTGATCTGTCTGGAGCTGACGCAGTGAGGTTGTGGGTCAACGAGAAGAACGACTACTTCTACAATTCGAACACTTGTCGTTCCGGAAAAGCATGTGGTCACTATACTCAAGTTGTGTGGAGAAGCTCGGTGTGGGTTGGATGTGCCAAAGTCAGGTGTAATAGTGGTGGAACTTTCATCGTTTGCAGCTATGATCCTCCTGGTAATATTAGGGGCCGTAGGCCTTactaa
- the LOC108830302 gene encoding L-galactose dehydrogenase, translated as MSIPQAKMELRPLGNTGLKVSSIGFGASPLGSVFGPVAEVDAVATVSEAFRQGINFFDTSPYYGGTLSEKMLGKGLKALQVPRNDYIVATKCGRYEEGFDFSAERVTKSIDESLERLQLDYVDILHCHDIEFGSLDQIVSETIPALQKLKREGKTRFIGITGLPLSIFTYVLDRVPPGSVDVILSYCHYGVNDSTLLDLLPYLKSKGVGVISASPLAMGLLTEQGPPEWHPASPELKSACKAAVGHCKSKGKKITKLALQYSLGNKEVSSVLVGMSSVSQVEENVAAVRELEGVGMDQETLSEVEAILEPVKNQTWPSGIDQN; from the exons ATGTCGATTCCTCAGGCAAAGATGGAGCTTCGTCCTCTGGGAAACACAGGTCTCAAAGTTAGCTCCATCGGCTTCGGCGCCTCTCCTCTCGGAAGCGTCTTCGGTCCAGTCGCCGAAGTCGATGCCGTCGCCACCGTAAGCGAGGCGTTCCGACAAGGCATTAACTTCTTCGACACTTCCCC GTATTATGGAGGAACGCTATCGGAGAAGATGCTTGGTAAGGGACTAAAGGCACTACAAGTCCCTAGAAACGACTACATTGTGGCTACCAAGTGTGGACGTTACGAAGAAGGTTTCGATTTCAGTGCTGAGAGAGTCACAAAGAGCATCGACGAGAGCTTGGAGAGGCTTCAGCTAGATTACGTCGACATACTTCACTGCCACGACATTGAGTTCGGGTCTCTTGACCAG ATTGTGAGTGAAACAATCCCTGCGCTGCAGAAACTGAAACGGGAAGGGAAGACAAGGTTTATCGGTATCACTGGTCTTCCGTTGAGTATATTCACTTATGTTCTTGATCGAGTGCCTCCAGGGAGTGTTGATGTGATATTGTCGTACTGCCATTACGGTGTAAACGATTCGACGTTGCTGGATTTGTTGCCTTACTTGAAGAGCAAAGGTGTGGGCGTGATAAGTGCTTCTCCATTGGCAATGGGTCTCCTTACGGAACAAGGTCCTCCTGAATGGCACCCTGCTTCCCCTGAGCTTAAG TCTGCTTGCAAAGCTGCTGTTGGTCATTGTAAATCAAAGGGTAAGAAGATCACAAAGTTAGCACTGCAGTACAGCTTAGGAAACAAGGAGGTTTCATCAGTGTTGGTTGGAATGAGCTCTGTCTCACAG GTGGAAGAAAATGTTGCAGCAGTTAGAGAGCTTGAAGGTGTGGGTATGGATCAAGAAACTCTCTCTGAGGTTGAAGCTATTCTCGAGCCTGTAAAGAATCAGACATGGCCAAGTGGAATCGATCAAAATTAA
- the LOC108830320 gene encoding dynamin-related protein 3A isoform X2, producing MALEQVTDDSPPSPPPSTRKTAPLGSSVIPIVNKLQDIFAQLGTHSSIELPQVAVVGSQSSGKSSVLEALVGRDFLPRGNDICTRRPLVLQLVQTKSKSSGGSDDEWGEFLHLPSNHRIYDFSEIHREIEAETNRLAGENKGVKDKQIRLKIFSPNVLDITLVDLPGITKVPVGDQPTDIEARIRTMILSYIKQPSCLILAVTPANSDLANSDALQIAGNADPDGHRTIGVITKLDIMDKGTDARNLLLGKVVPLRLGYVGVVNRCQEDILLNRSVKEALSAEEKFFRSRPAYHGLADRVGIPQLAKKLNQILVQHIKALLPDLKSRISNALVATAKEHQSYGEITESRAGQGALLLNFLSKYCEAYSSLLEGKSEEMSTSELSGGARIHYIFQSIFVKSLEEVDPCEDLTDDDIRTAIQNATGPRSALFVPDVPFEVLVRRQISRLLDPSLQCARFIFDELIKISHKCMMNEIQRFPVLRKRMDEVIGDFLREGLEPSEAMIGDIIDMEMDYINTSHPNFIGGTKAVEAAMQKVKSSRIPHPVARPKETLEPDRTSSSSASQVKSRSFLGRQANGIVVDQGVISADSEKAAPAANASESRWGIPSIFRGSDSRGATKENLLNKPFSEPVEDTSQNNLSMIYLKGPPAVLRPSETRTEQEDVEIEITKLLLRSYYDIVRKNIEDFVPKAIMHFLVNHTKRELHNVFIKKLYRENLFEEMLQEPDEIAGKRKRTQETLHILQQAYRTLDELPLEAESVSNGGTDTTGVSKYLDLPTSSSMYSTSSSSYSASPGTGRRSRRAQHQNGYGF from the exons ATGGCTCTCGAGCAAGTAACCGACGACTCTCCTCCCTCTCCGCCTCCTTCCACTCGCAAAACCGCGCCTTTGGGATCCTCCGTGATCCCCATCGTCAACAAGCTACAAGACATCTTCGCTCAGCTCGGAACCCACTCTTCCATCGAGCTCCCTCAGGTAGCCGTCGTCGGGAGCCAGAGCAGCGGCAAGTCCAGCGTCCTCGAAGCCCTCGTCGGCCGAGACTTCCTCCCTCGAGGCAACGACATCTGCACTCGCCGCCCTCTCGTCCTCCAGCTCGTCCAGACCAAAAGCAAGTCTAGTGGTGGATCAGACGACGAGTGGGGAGAGTTCCTCCACTTACCTAGCAACCATCGTATCTATGACTTCTCCGAGATTCATCGCGAAATTGAG GCTGAGACGAATAGGTTAGCTGGGGAGAACAAAGGTGTTAAGGACAAGCAGATTCGTTTGAAGATATTTTCGCCTAATGTGTTGGATATCACGCTTGTGGATCTCCCTGGTATCACTAAGGTGCCTGTGGGTGACCAGCCGACTGATATTGAAGCGCGTATAAGAACCATGATATTGTCTTACATCAAGCAGCCTAGCTGTTTGATACTGGCTGTTACTCCTGCTAATTCCGATTTGGCCAACTCTGATGCGCTTCAGATTGCAGGGAACGCTGATCCTGATG GCCACAGAACAATAGGTGTTATCACAAAG TTGGATATCATGGACAAAGGTACCGATGCTCGTAATCTACTTCTTGGGAAAGTTGTGCCTCTACGACTTGGATATGTGGGAGTCGTAAACCGTTGCCAGGAG GATATTTTGCTAAACCGTTCAGTCAAGGAAGCACTTAGCGCAGAAGAGAAATTCTTCCGGAGTCGTCCA GCTTATCATGGTCTTGCTGATCGTGTGGGTATCCCTCAGCTAGCGAAGAAGTTAAATCAG ATTCTTGTTCAACATATCAAGGCTCTGCTTCCTGATTTGAAGTCGCGTATAAGTAATGCTTTGGTTGCTACAGCTAAGGAGCATCAAAGCTATGGTGAAATTACAGAGTCCAGG GCTGGTCAAGGAGCTCTTCTCCTCAACTTTCTTTCAAAATACTGTGAAG cATACTCTTCATTGTTGGAAGGGAAAAGTGAAGAAATGTCGACATCCGAGCTCTCCGGAGGAGCAAGAATTCACTATATTTTCCAATCAATCTTTGTAAAGAGTTTGGAG GAGGTTGATCCGTGTGAAGACTTGACAGATGATGATATTCGGACTGCTATCCAGAATGCAACTGGTCCAAGATCCGCATTATTTGTTCCAGAC GTTCCATTTGAAGTTCTTGTTAGGAGGCAGATATCTCGTTTGTTAGATCCTAGCCTTCAGTGTGCTAGGTTCATTTTTGATGAGCTCATAAAG ATTAGCCATAAATGTATGATGAACGAGATACAGCGCTTCCCGGTCCTGAGAAAGCGCATGGATGAGGTTATTGGGGATTTCCTGCGAGAAGGTCTTGAACCCTCCGAAGCAATGATCGGGGATATCATTGATATGGAG ATGGATTACATAAACACTTCACATCCAAATTTTATTGGAGGAACCAAGGCCGTGGAGGCTGCAATGCAAAAAGTGAAGTCTTCAAGGATTCCCCATCCTGTGGCACGACCAAAG GAGACACTGGAGCCTGATagaacatcttcttcttccgcAAGTCAAGTGAAATCTCGATCTTTTCTCGGAAGACAAGCTAATGGAATTGTTGTGGATCAG GGAGTTATATCTGCAGATTCTGAAAAGGCTGCACCAGCTG CAAATGCGAGTGAATCAAGGTGGGGCATTCCTTCAATTTTCAGAGGGAGTGATAGTCGGGGAGCCACCAAAGAAAACTTGTTAAACAAACCGTTCAGTGAACCTGTTGAGGATACGTCTCAGAACAACTTATCGATGATCTATCTGAAGGGG CCCCCAGCTGTCTTGAGGCCATCCGAAACCCGTACAGAACAGGAAGACGTCGAGATTGAGATAACGAAGCTGTTACTCAGATCATACTATGACATTGTGAGGAAGAATATTGAGGACTTTGTACCAAAAGCAATCATGCATTTCCTG GTAAACCACACCAAACGTGAGCTGCACAATGTCTTCATCAAGAAGCTTTACAG GGAGAACTTGTTTGAAGAAATGCTGCAAGAGCCAGATGAGATAGCAGGTAAGAGGAAACGCACTCAGGAGACTCTCCACATTCTTCAGCAAGCTTACAGG ACACTAGACGAGTTGCCTTTGGAAGCAGAATCAGTGTCCAATGGCGGAACCGATACAACAGGCGTGTCAAAATATCTGGACTTACCAACTTCTTCGTCGATGTACTCCACGAGCAGTTCGTCATACTCAGCATCTCCCGGTACGGGAAGAAGATCCAGAAGAGCTCAACACCAAAACGGATATGGATTCTGA
- the LOC108830320 gene encoding dynamin-related protein 3A isoform X1: protein MALEQVTDDSPPSPPPSTRKTAPLGSSVIPIVNKLQDIFAQLGTHSSIELPQVAVVGSQSSGKSSVLEALVGRDFLPRGNDICTRRPLVLQLVQTKSKSSGGSDDEWGEFLHLPSNHRIYDFSEIHREIEAETNRLAGENKGVKDKQIRLKIFSPNVLDITLVDLPGITKVPVGDQPTDIEARIRTMILSYIKQPSCLILAVTPANSDLANSDALQIAGNADPDGHRTIGVITKLDIMDKGTDARNLLLGKVVPLRLGYVGVVNRCQEDILLNRSVKEALSAEEKFFRSRPAYHGLADRVGIPQLAKKLNQILVQHIKALLPDLKSRISNALVATAKEHQSYGEITESRAGQGALLLNFLSKYCEAYSSLLEGKSEEMSTSELSGGARIHYIFQSIFVKSLEEVDPCEDLTDDDIRTAIQNATGPRSALFVPDVPFEVLVRRQISRLLDPSLQCARFIFDELIKISHKCMMNEIQRFPVLRKRMDEVIGDFLREGLEPSEAMIGDIIDMEMDYINTSHPNFIGGTKAVEAAMQKVKSSRIPHPVARPKQETLEPDRTSSSSASQVKSRSFLGRQANGIVVDQGVISADSEKAAPAANASESRWGIPSIFRGSDSRGATKENLLNKPFSEPVEDTSQNNLSMIYLKGPPAVLRPSETRTEQEDVEIEITKLLLRSYYDIVRKNIEDFVPKAIMHFLVNHTKRELHNVFIKKLYRENLFEEMLQEPDEIAGKRKRTQETLHILQQAYRTLDELPLEAESVSNGGTDTTGVSKYLDLPTSSSMYSTSSSSYSASPGTGRRSRRAQHQNGYGF, encoded by the exons ATGGCTCTCGAGCAAGTAACCGACGACTCTCCTCCCTCTCCGCCTCCTTCCACTCGCAAAACCGCGCCTTTGGGATCCTCCGTGATCCCCATCGTCAACAAGCTACAAGACATCTTCGCTCAGCTCGGAACCCACTCTTCCATCGAGCTCCCTCAGGTAGCCGTCGTCGGGAGCCAGAGCAGCGGCAAGTCCAGCGTCCTCGAAGCCCTCGTCGGCCGAGACTTCCTCCCTCGAGGCAACGACATCTGCACTCGCCGCCCTCTCGTCCTCCAGCTCGTCCAGACCAAAAGCAAGTCTAGTGGTGGATCAGACGACGAGTGGGGAGAGTTCCTCCACTTACCTAGCAACCATCGTATCTATGACTTCTCCGAGATTCATCGCGAAATTGAG GCTGAGACGAATAGGTTAGCTGGGGAGAACAAAGGTGTTAAGGACAAGCAGATTCGTTTGAAGATATTTTCGCCTAATGTGTTGGATATCACGCTTGTGGATCTCCCTGGTATCACTAAGGTGCCTGTGGGTGACCAGCCGACTGATATTGAAGCGCGTATAAGAACCATGATATTGTCTTACATCAAGCAGCCTAGCTGTTTGATACTGGCTGTTACTCCTGCTAATTCCGATTTGGCCAACTCTGATGCGCTTCAGATTGCAGGGAACGCTGATCCTGATG GCCACAGAACAATAGGTGTTATCACAAAG TTGGATATCATGGACAAAGGTACCGATGCTCGTAATCTACTTCTTGGGAAAGTTGTGCCTCTACGACTTGGATATGTGGGAGTCGTAAACCGTTGCCAGGAG GATATTTTGCTAAACCGTTCAGTCAAGGAAGCACTTAGCGCAGAAGAGAAATTCTTCCGGAGTCGTCCA GCTTATCATGGTCTTGCTGATCGTGTGGGTATCCCTCAGCTAGCGAAGAAGTTAAATCAG ATTCTTGTTCAACATATCAAGGCTCTGCTTCCTGATTTGAAGTCGCGTATAAGTAATGCTTTGGTTGCTACAGCTAAGGAGCATCAAAGCTATGGTGAAATTACAGAGTCCAGG GCTGGTCAAGGAGCTCTTCTCCTCAACTTTCTTTCAAAATACTGTGAAG cATACTCTTCATTGTTGGAAGGGAAAAGTGAAGAAATGTCGACATCCGAGCTCTCCGGAGGAGCAAGAATTCACTATATTTTCCAATCAATCTTTGTAAAGAGTTTGGAG GAGGTTGATCCGTGTGAAGACTTGACAGATGATGATATTCGGACTGCTATCCAGAATGCAACTGGTCCAAGATCCGCATTATTTGTTCCAGAC GTTCCATTTGAAGTTCTTGTTAGGAGGCAGATATCTCGTTTGTTAGATCCTAGCCTTCAGTGTGCTAGGTTCATTTTTGATGAGCTCATAAAG ATTAGCCATAAATGTATGATGAACGAGATACAGCGCTTCCCGGTCCTGAGAAAGCGCATGGATGAGGTTATTGGGGATTTCCTGCGAGAAGGTCTTGAACCCTCCGAAGCAATGATCGGGGATATCATTGATATGGAG ATGGATTACATAAACACTTCACATCCAAATTTTATTGGAGGAACCAAGGCCGTGGAGGCTGCAATGCAAAAAGTGAAGTCTTCAAGGATTCCCCATCCTGTGGCACGACCAAAG CAGGAGACACTGGAGCCTGATagaacatcttcttcttccgcAAGTCAAGTGAAATCTCGATCTTTTCTCGGAAGACAAGCTAATGGAATTGTTGTGGATCAG GGAGTTATATCTGCAGATTCTGAAAAGGCTGCACCAGCTG CAAATGCGAGTGAATCAAGGTGGGGCATTCCTTCAATTTTCAGAGGGAGTGATAGTCGGGGAGCCACCAAAGAAAACTTGTTAAACAAACCGTTCAGTGAACCTGTTGAGGATACGTCTCAGAACAACTTATCGATGATCTATCTGAAGGGG CCCCCAGCTGTCTTGAGGCCATCCGAAACCCGTACAGAACAGGAAGACGTCGAGATTGAGATAACGAAGCTGTTACTCAGATCATACTATGACATTGTGAGGAAGAATATTGAGGACTTTGTACCAAAAGCAATCATGCATTTCCTG GTAAACCACACCAAACGTGAGCTGCACAATGTCTTCATCAAGAAGCTTTACAG GGAGAACTTGTTTGAAGAAATGCTGCAAGAGCCAGATGAGATAGCAGGTAAGAGGAAACGCACTCAGGAGACTCTCCACATTCTTCAGCAAGCTTACAGG ACACTAGACGAGTTGCCTTTGGAAGCAGAATCAGTGTCCAATGGCGGAACCGATACAACAGGCGTGTCAAAATATCTGGACTTACCAACTTCTTCGTCGATGTACTCCACGAGCAGTTCGTCATACTCAGCATCTCCCGGTACGGGAAGAAGATCCAGAAGAGCTCAACACCAAAACGGATATGGATTCTGA
- the LOC130511998 gene encoding uncharacterized protein At4g04775-like, with protein sequence MSAASSSTTGGRRRVRTPGIPSGCWCGVGVTELISKSNPNPYRRYYRCLFAASQRLENDNHVFKWVDEAFTDEIQQLDYQVRILEEEVQSLKATIRNEGDIREGPKKMPMIKISGGYVLLTIVLVLGIMMYKK encoded by the exons ATGTCCGCCGCTTCATCATCCACGACCGGTGGTCGGAGACGGGTACGAACTCCGGGGATACCTAGTGGGTGTTGGTGCGGGGTGGGCGTCACCGAGCTCATCTCCAAAAGCAATCCAAACCCATATCGCCGGTATTATCGGTGTCTCTTTGCGGCTTCACAGAGG cTCGAGAACGACAATCATGTCTTCAAATGGGTTGACGAAGCCTTCACCGATGAGATACAGCAGCTGGACTACCAAGTTCGAATACTCGAAGAAGAAGTTCAGAGTCTCAAAGCAACAATAAGGAACGAAGGAGATATCCGCGAAGGTCCCAAAAAGATGCCCATGATAAAGATATCAGGAGGTTATGTTCTTCTTACCATCGTTTTAGTTCTAGGAATTATGATGTACAAAAAGTAA